Proteins from a genomic interval of Sphingopyxis sp. QXT-31:
- a CDS encoding YybH family protein, protein MRRLTITAITLAMLVAVPAQATEPVDYQGAAAALAQYKSAMEKRDLTGVEALFSPDAQIFESGGVEGNFAHYRDHHLGPELKEFRSFAFRNYKISVRGEGDVAIATETYSFSIVLASGETIERDGVATSVLKWENGKWQIVNLHSSSRKPKVRPAGGA, encoded by the coding sequence ATGAGACGACTGACGATTACAGCAATCACATTGGCCATGCTGGTGGCCGTCCCGGCTCAGGCGACCGAGCCTGTGGATTATCAGGGCGCGGCGGCAGCGCTCGCGCAGTATAAATCAGCGATGGAAAAGCGGGACCTGACCGGCGTCGAGGCACTCTTTTCGCCAGACGCCCAGATATTCGAGTCGGGCGGCGTCGAAGGGAATTTCGCCCACTATCGCGACCATCACCTCGGTCCCGAACTCAAGGAGTTCAGATCCTTTGCCTTCCGCAACTACAAGATATCGGTTCGGGGCGAAGGCGATGTAGCGATCGCGACCGAGACCTATAGCTTCTCGATCGTACTCGCGAGCGGCGAAACAATCGAGCGGGACGGCGTCGCAACGAGCGTCCTTAAATGGGAAAACGGAAAGTGGCAGATCGTCAATCTGCACAGTTCCTCACGCAAGCCCAAGGTGCGGCCGGCGGGCGGCGCCTGA
- a CDS encoding c-type cytochrome yields the protein MERFRNFDFRKHMPSLAFTLLAVAVIAGAGAITVYLGLYNIAADAPHSRLTYSVIETFREQSIAARSGSIAVPADLAAPARIASGAGLYTEMCSGCHLAPGMEKTEMSQGLYPQAPILFKGSDRSASEQFWIIKHGIKMTAMPAWGKTHDDRLIWDMVAFVRKLPGLSPAQYQAITQNAPMDHDAMMKGMTEAEGASQKPSGAGEHAGH from the coding sequence ATGGAGCGTTTTCGAAACTTCGATTTCCGGAAGCACATGCCTAGCTTGGCGTTCACGCTCCTGGCCGTTGCCGTCATAGCTGGCGCTGGAGCAATCACCGTCTATCTCGGCCTGTACAATATAGCGGCCGATGCACCTCATAGCCGACTGACTTACAGCGTCATCGAAACATTCAGGGAGCAATCCATCGCAGCCCGGTCCGGATCGATCGCGGTGCCGGCGGATTTGGCGGCTCCGGCGCGGATCGCATCGGGCGCCGGACTATACACGGAGATGTGCAGCGGCTGCCATCTGGCGCCCGGAATGGAAAAAACCGAAATGAGTCAGGGGCTGTATCCGCAAGCGCCCATCTTGTTCAAAGGTTCGGATCGTTCTGCCTCGGAGCAATTCTGGATCATCAAGCATGGCATCAAGATGACCGCCATGCCGGCCTGGGGGAAAACGCATGATGATCGTCTCATCTGGGATATGGTCGCGTTTGTCCGAAAACTCCCTGGCCTGTCGCCGGCACAATATCAGGCTATTACGCAGAATGCGCCAATGGACCATGACGCGATGATGAAGGGCATGACAGAGGCGGAAGGCGCGAGTCAGAAACCAAGCGGAGCGGGCGAACACGCAGGGCACTGA
- a CDS encoding TonB-dependent receptor: protein MQRTSLAAIAMAFAMPVQAQEAQSEGLAEIIVTAEKREENLQSVPVSVTAMTGEALTATGISNVEDLQFFVPGVSITNDSMAIINIRGIGTSAFGVATDPSTTVHYDGVYISRPTTSYQDLFDVERIEVLRGPQGVLFGRNSAGGTLNIISKMPTEDLTGALGLTVGNYEKRSLSGTISGPLGAGVRGRLTLLANQRDGIYRDIVSGRRYQNEDNLAGRLTLAIDASDRLEIVLRADASRDRETGARSVRPFYPQGFIDAGATIPANDKEAALDRVPRYDVDAWGVSSTMNWDGGPVTIRSITALRKSKVVQALDVDSTDLFLRDIEFFERSRSFTQEFQLLNNDADKLRWIVGAFYLNEKGNDEIRIIEPGRRLAIPENNTTNAFALFGQASYELIDRLRLTGGLRYSYEKKDFGYRVLLNGNQVDAGQPKSSWTAWTPKIGIDYDLADDVMAYASATRGFKSGGFQLGDGRPFLPEYVWSYEVGLKSTLLDRRLRANFSAFYYDYTNLQVVEYNNGVASTTNAGKATIKGVEAELMARPFDRLTLTSTIAYLDARYDVYFDDVGASLKGKRLPNAPKWNITLGGEYKASLGGGMLTLRTDISWRDSIFFKPSNNPLFSGNATTLINGRVAWQPASEAWEIALYGRNLTNERYVSYSTIGTDATGVSNPTLPLYIYGEPRQYGLQLRYFF from the coding sequence ATGCAGCGAACTTCGCTCGCGGCGATTGCGATGGCGTTCGCAATGCCTGTGCAGGCTCAGGAAGCCCAGTCGGAAGGCCTCGCGGAGATCATCGTAACGGCCGAGAAGCGCGAGGAAAATTTGCAGTCTGTTCCCGTCTCGGTCACAGCGATGACCGGCGAGGCGCTTACGGCAACGGGCATATCCAACGTCGAAGACCTGCAATTTTTCGTGCCGGGCGTGTCGATCACCAACGATTCCATGGCGATCATCAATATTCGTGGAATCGGCACCTCCGCGTTCGGCGTTGCGACCGATCCCAGCACGACGGTCCATTACGACGGTGTCTACATCTCGCGTCCGACGACGAGCTATCAGGATTTGTTCGACGTTGAACGCATCGAGGTTCTGCGCGGTCCGCAGGGCGTTCTCTTCGGTCGCAACTCCGCCGGCGGCACGCTCAACATCATCTCCAAGATGCCAACGGAGGATTTGACCGGCGCGCTGGGGCTCACAGTCGGAAATTATGAGAAGCGCTCGCTTAGTGGCACGATTTCGGGGCCGCTCGGAGCGGGCGTCCGAGGCCGTCTCACCTTGCTTGCCAACCAGCGTGACGGCATCTACCGCGACATCGTTTCGGGACGGCGATACCAGAATGAAGACAATCTCGCCGGACGACTGACGCTTGCGATCGACGCTAGCGACCGTCTTGAGATCGTGCTGCGGGCGGATGCCAGCCGCGATCGCGAGACTGGCGCACGGTCTGTCCGGCCCTTTTATCCGCAAGGCTTCATCGATGCGGGGGCGACGATCCCGGCCAATGACAAAGAAGCCGCGCTCGACCGCGTGCCGCGTTACGACGTCGATGCTTGGGGCGTGTCCTCGACGATGAACTGGGATGGTGGTCCGGTCACGATCCGCTCGATCACTGCGCTGCGCAAGAGCAAGGTCGTCCAGGCGCTCGATGTCGACTCGACCGACCTCTTCCTCCGCGATATCGAGTTTTTCGAACGCTCTCGCAGCTTCACGCAGGAGTTCCAACTGCTCAACAATGATGCAGACAAGCTGCGCTGGATCGTCGGGGCCTTCTATCTCAACGAAAAGGGCAATGACGAAATACGGATCATCGAACCGGGTCGTCGGCTCGCGATCCCGGAAAACAATACGACGAATGCATTCGCGCTCTTCGGACAAGCAAGCTACGAACTCATCGACCGCCTGCGATTGACCGGAGGGCTTCGATACTCATACGAAAAAAAGGATTTCGGATATCGTGTCCTGCTGAACGGAAATCAGGTCGATGCCGGTCAGCCCAAATCATCCTGGACCGCCTGGACTCCGAAAATTGGGATCGATTACGACCTTGCCGATGACGTCATGGCTTATGCGTCGGCAACCCGCGGGTTCAAATCGGGTGGATTCCAGCTGGGAGACGGGCGGCCTTTCCTCCCGGAGTATGTCTGGAGCTACGAAGTCGGCTTGAAGTCGACGCTCCTCGATCGCCGGCTTCGAGCTAATTTTTCGGCCTTCTATTATGATTACACCAATCTTCAGGTGGTCGAGTATAATAATGGCGTTGCCAGTACCACCAACGCCGGCAAGGCGACGATCAAGGGCGTTGAAGCGGAACTGATGGCACGGCCGTTCGATCGCCTGACGCTTACATCCACGATCGCTTATCTCGATGCGCGCTACGATGTCTATTTTGACGACGTCGGCGCAAGCCTCAAGGGCAAGCGGCTGCCGAACGCGCCGAAGTGGAACATCACTCTCGGCGGAGAATATAAGGCCTCCCTGGGCGGCGGAATGCTGACATTACGGACCGATATCTCCTGGCGCGACAGCATCTTTTTCAAGCCCAGCAACAATCCGCTTTTTTCCGGAAACGCCACGACCCTTATAAATGGGCGTGTCGCATGGCAGCCGGCGAGCGAAGCGTGGGAAATTGCGCTTTATGGCCGAAATCTCACCAACGAGCGCTATGTGAGCTATAGTACGATCGGGACGGACGCGACGGGTGTCTCGAACCCTACTCTTCCGCTCTACATCTACGGCGAGCCGCGCCAGTACGGATTGCAGCTGCGCTACTTTTTCTGA
- a CDS encoding TolC family protein, with protein sequence MRLFFAAAVLALPTALHAEPMSLDDALRLAETRAPELQAREAGLDAARSAAIAADRLPDPKLNLAIQDFPVTGPDAGRFNRDDFTMQVIGVSQDFPNSAKRRARATRAQADIGIARADEAVTAQDVRLATALAWVDLFYAKKRLKELDLLDAGLGDLQATVTARLASGAARPAQALEPDQLRAAINDRRSALAAEIARARAQLARFTGDPVADTAGDPPPPTVDEATLRAGIDALPRLRALDARAIAADAETGLARADKRPDWSVNAAYGRREPNYGDLVTLGVTIDLPFFSKKRQDPKIAARASEATRARLDREAAKRDIAASLDADLADHRMHHEQLTNARSQLVPLAKKRAELDLVSYAAGKLDLGTALLSTLALAEAEVDALSREAEVARDAIRINTIYGETGR encoded by the coding sequence ATGCGCCTTTTCTTTGCGGCAGCCGTGCTTGCGCTGCCCACGGCCCTGCACGCCGAACCGATGTCGCTCGATGATGCGCTTCGGCTGGCGGAAACGCGAGCGCCCGAATTACAAGCCCGAGAAGCCGGGCTCGATGCCGCGCGGTCGGCGGCAATCGCCGCCGACCGGCTTCCCGACCCGAAGCTCAATCTCGCCATCCAGGATTTCCCGGTAACCGGTCCCGATGCGGGCCGGTTCAATCGCGACGATTTCACGATGCAGGTCATCGGCGTCAGCCAGGATTTCCCGAACTCCGCCAAGCGACGCGCACGCGCGACGCGCGCGCAGGCCGATATCGGAATCGCCCGCGCCGACGAGGCAGTTACCGCGCAGGACGTCCGGCTCGCGACTGCGCTTGCCTGGGTCGATCTCTTCTATGCCAAGAAGCGGCTGAAGGAACTCGACCTGCTCGACGCCGGTCTCGGGGATTTGCAAGCAACGGTGACGGCGCGGCTAGCGAGCGGCGCGGCGCGCCCGGCGCAAGCGCTGGAGCCCGATCAGCTTCGCGCCGCGATCAACGACCGCCGCAGCGCGCTCGCCGCCGAGATCGCGCGCGCCCGCGCACAGCTCGCGCGTTTCACCGGCGACCCCGTCGCCGACACGGCGGGCGACCCGCCGCCGCCGACGGTCGACGAGGCGACGCTGCGCGCGGGCATCGACGCCCTGCCAAGGCTGCGGGCGCTCGACGCTCGCGCCATCGCGGCCGATGCCGAAACGGGCCTTGCGCGCGCCGACAAGCGCCCCGACTGGAGCGTCAATGCGGCCTATGGACGTCGCGAGCCCAATTATGGCGACCTCGTCACGCTCGGGGTCACGATCGATCTGCCATTTTTCTCGAAAAAGCGGCAGGATCCCAAAATCGCCGCCCGCGCCAGCGAAGCGACACGCGCGCGCCTCGACCGCGAAGCCGCCAAGCGCGACATCGCGGCGTCGCTCGACGCCGATCTAGCCGATCATCGCATGCACCACGAGCAGTTGACAAATGCACGGTCGCAGCTGGTGCCGCTGGCGAAGAAGCGCGCCGAGCTCGACCTTGTCAGCTACGCCGCCGGAAAGCTCGACCTCGGCACTGCGCTCCTGTCGACACTCGCGCTGGCAGAGGCCGAAGTCGATGCGCTGTCGCGCGAAGCCGAGGTCGCGCGCGACGCGATCCGGATCAACACTATCTATGGGGAGACAGGGCGATGA
- a CDS encoding efflux RND transporter periplasmic adaptor subunit: MTDATSAARWRAAILAAVLIAGGGGYWLGQRGDSHAPGGTPADSRKILYYYDPMFPNQKFDKPGKSPFMDMQLEPKYADEAGGSGTGPGITVDPAARQSLGIRVVAAEMGSLAATFDVNGSVDFNQRDVAIVQARSGGFVERVYRLAPGDVIGAGTPIADLQLPEWGGAQTEYLSVKKLGRPDLTSAARQRLRLMGMPEGVIAEVDRTGRTGGRLTIRAPIGGVVQTLNARAGVTLATGQTLAEISGLGTVWLNAALPEAQAGLVNIGQRATATLTAFPGESFAGRVVAILPTTTADSRTLTVRIELANRGGRLRPGMFAAVALGGDAKPALLVPSEAVIRTGTRSIVMLEKGDGRYHPAEVVAGREGGGKTEILRGLAPGEKVVASGQFLLDSEASLTGLTVRPLEPAQ, encoded by the coding sequence ATGACCGATGCGACGTCAGCGGCGCGGTGGCGCGCCGCTATCCTGGCCGCGGTGCTGATCGCGGGCGGCGGCGGCTATTGGCTGGGACAGCGCGGGGACAGCCATGCGCCGGGGGGAACCCCGGCCGACAGCCGCAAGATCCTCTATTATTACGACCCGATGTTTCCGAACCAGAAGTTCGACAAGCCCGGCAAGTCGCCCTTCATGGATATGCAGCTCGAGCCTAAATATGCCGATGAGGCTGGCGGTTCTGGCACCGGCCCCGGCATCACGGTCGATCCGGCCGCGAGGCAGAGCCTCGGAATACGCGTCGTCGCGGCCGAAATGGGCAGTCTGGCGGCGACCTTCGACGTCAATGGCAGTGTGGATTTCAACCAGCGCGACGTCGCCATCGTCCAGGCGCGCTCGGGCGGCTTCGTCGAGCGCGTCTATCGCCTCGCGCCCGGCGACGTCATCGGCGCCGGCACGCCGATCGCCGACCTGCAATTGCCCGAATGGGGCGGCGCCCAGACCGAATATCTGAGCGTCAAGAAACTCGGACGCCCAGACCTCACTTCAGCGGCACGCCAGCGGCTGCGGCTGATGGGCATGCCCGAAGGGGTGATTGCCGAGGTCGACCGGACCGGACGAACCGGCGGCAGGCTGACGATACGCGCGCCGATCGGCGGCGTCGTCCAGACACTTAATGCGCGCGCGGGCGTCACGCTCGCCACGGGGCAGACGCTCGCCGAAATTTCGGGGCTCGGCACGGTATGGCTCAACGCGGCGCTACCCGAAGCGCAGGCCGGGTTGGTCAACATCGGCCAGCGGGCGACGGCGACCCTTACCGCCTTTCCCGGCGAGAGCTTCGCCGGCAGGGTCGTGGCGATCCTGCCGACGACGACCGCCGACAGTCGGACTCTGACGGTGCGCATTGAACTCGCCAATCGCGGCGGGCGTCTCCGCCCCGGAATGTTCGCGGCGGTAGCGCTCGGCGGCGATGCCAAACCGGCGCTGCTGGTGCCGAGCGAAGCGGTGATCCGCACCGGCACGCGCAGCATCGTGATGCTCGAGAAGGGCGACGGTCGCTATCATCCTGCCGAAGTGGTCGCTGGGCGCGAAGGCGGCGGCAAGACCGAGATATTGCGGGGGCTCGCACCCGGCGAGAAGGTCGTCGCGTCGGGTCAGTTCCTGCTCGATTCCGAAGCGAGCCTGACCGGTCTCACCGTGCGCCCGCTGGAGCCTGCGCAATGA
- a CDS encoding efflux RND transporter permease subunit yields the protein MIAKIIRASVAARGLVVAAALILTLLGIAAVRTTPVDALPDLSDVQVIIRTTYAGQAPRIVEDQVTYPITTTMLSVPGARVVRGYSFVGDSFVYVLFNDGTDPYWARSRVLEYLSQVQSRLPEGARASLGPDATGVGWIYEYALVDKSGRHDLAELRSLQDWFLRFELKSVPGVAEVASIGGMVRQYQIIVDPQKLAAFGVTAPEVADALKRANQESGGGSLELAEAEYIVRASGYLKSLDDFRAVPLRTASGGIPVTVGDVATVQIGPDTRRGIAELNGEGEVAGGVIVMREGKNAREVIDGVRTKLAELKRSLPPGVEIVTTYDRSGLIDRAVDNLTSKLVEEFIIVGLVCALFLWHARSALVAILTLPLGILIAFIVMRLQGLNANILSLGGIAIAVGAMVDAAVVMIENAHKHLEHWERDHPGEDLKGAERWRVITEAAAEVGPALFLSLLIITFSFIPIFTLEGQEGRLFAPLAFTKTYAMAAAAILSITLVPVLMGWLIRGRIPAEQANPINRWLTHAYRPALDWVLARPKKALAIAGLVFATSLWPMTQIGGEFMPQMREGDLLYMPSALPGISAARASSLLQQTDRLIKTVPEVESVFGKAGRADTATDPAPLEMFETTIRFKPKEQWRPGMTEEKLVEELDARVRVPGLANFWIPPIRNRIDMLATGIKSPVGIKVAGSDLAAIDQTAKRIETVVKTVPGVASALAERLTGGRYIDVDIDRAAAARYGLNVADVQSIVSGAIGGETIGQTIEGLARYPISVRYPRELRDSIGELASLPILTPSRQQITLGTVASVKVSDGPPMLRSENGRPVTWIYVDSRGRDLQGLVQDMQQAIERDVKLPPGVSVSYTGQFEFLVRATERMKIVVPVTLAIILVLLYLTFRRWDEALLIMASLPFALTGGLWLLYLLGYNQSVASAVGFIALAGVAAEFGVVMLIYLKQALAARDDGDIKAAVRDGALLRVRPKAMTVAVILAGLFPILVGTGTGSEVMSRIAAPMVGGMLTAPLLSMFIIPAAYLLMRRRAANPIQPEGEAT from the coding sequence ATGATCGCGAAGATCATTCGCGCCTCGGTCGCGGCGCGCGGACTTGTCGTCGCGGCGGCACTGATCCTGACGCTGCTCGGGATCGCCGCGGTCCGCACGACGCCGGTCGATGCCCTGCCTGATCTCTCGGACGTTCAAGTCATCATCCGCACCACTTATGCGGGCCAGGCACCGCGGATCGTCGAGGATCAGGTCACCTATCCGATCACGACGACGATGCTCTCCGTGCCCGGAGCGCGCGTCGTGCGCGGCTATAGCTTCGTCGGCGACAGCTTCGTCTATGTGCTATTCAACGACGGCACCGATCCCTATTGGGCGCGCAGCCGCGTCCTCGAATATCTGAGCCAGGTGCAAAGCCGCCTCCCCGAGGGCGCACGCGCGAGCCTCGGCCCCGACGCAACCGGGGTCGGCTGGATCTATGAATATGCGCTGGTCGACAAGAGCGGCCGCCACGATCTCGCCGAACTGCGCAGCCTGCAGGACTGGTTCCTCCGCTTCGAACTCAAATCGGTCCCTGGCGTCGCCGAGGTCGCGAGCATCGGCGGCATGGTGCGCCAATATCAGATCATCGTCGATCCGCAGAAGCTCGCCGCCTTCGGGGTGACCGCGCCGGAGGTGGCAGACGCCCTCAAGCGCGCCAACCAGGAAAGCGGCGGCGGCAGCCTCGAACTCGCCGAAGCCGAATATATCGTCCGCGCGAGCGGCTATCTGAAGTCGCTCGACGACTTTCGCGCGGTTCCTCTCCGCACTGCAAGCGGCGGAATTCCGGTTACGGTGGGCGACGTCGCAACGGTCCAGATCGGCCCCGACACAAGGCGCGGTATCGCCGAGCTCAACGGCGAGGGTGAGGTCGCGGGCGGCGTGATCGTCATGCGAGAGGGCAAGAATGCCCGCGAGGTTATCGACGGCGTCCGCACCAAGCTCGCCGAGCTCAAGCGCAGCCTGCCGCCCGGGGTCGAGATCGTCACCACTTACGACCGTTCGGGGCTGATCGACCGCGCGGTCGACAATCTGACCTCGAAGCTCGTCGAAGAGTTCATCATCGTCGGGCTCGTCTGCGCGCTCTTCCTCTGGCACGCGCGCTCGGCGCTGGTCGCGATCCTGACCTTGCCGCTCGGCATCCTCATCGCCTTTATCGTCATGCGGCTGCAGGGGCTCAACGCCAATATCCTGTCGCTGGGCGGCATCGCGATCGCGGTCGGCGCGATGGTCGACGCAGCCGTGGTGATGATCGAAAATGCCCACAAGCATCTCGAACATTGGGAGCGCGATCATCCGGGCGAGGACTTGAAGGGCGCCGAACGCTGGCGCGTGATCACCGAGGCCGCCGCCGAAGTTGGGCCGGCGCTCTTCCTCAGCCTCCTCATCATCACCTTCTCGTTCATCCCGATCTTCACGCTCGAGGGCCAGGAAGGGCGACTCTTCGCGCCGCTCGCATTCACCAAAACCTATGCGATGGCCGCGGCCGCGATACTCTCGATCACGCTGGTTCCGGTGCTGATGGGCTGGCTGATCCGCGGCCGGATCCCCGCCGAACAGGCCAATCCGATCAATCGCTGGCTGACCCACGCCTATCGGCCGGCACTCGACTGGGTGCTGGCCCGCCCCAAAAAGGCGCTCGCGATCGCCGGCCTCGTCTTCGCCACCAGCCTGTGGCCGATGACCCAGATCGGCGGCGAGTTCATGCCGCAGATGCGCGAAGGCGACCTGCTCTACATGCCCTCGGCGCTTCCCGGCATTTCAGCGGCGCGCGCGTCGAGCCTGCTCCAGCAAACCGATCGGCTGATCAAGACGGTGCCCGAGGTCGAGAGCGTGTTCGGCAAAGCAGGGCGCGCCGACACCGCGACCGACCCGGCGCCCCTAGAGATGTTCGAAACGACGATCCGCTTCAAACCGAAAGAGCAATGGCGTCCCGGCATGACCGAGGAAAAGCTGGTCGAGGAACTCGATGCGCGCGTCCGCGTTCCGGGGCTCGCCAATTTCTGGATTCCCCCGATCCGCAACCGCATCGATATGCTCGCGACCGGGATCAAGAGCCCGGTAGGTATCAAGGTCGCGGGATCGGATCTGGCGGCGATCGACCAGACCGCCAAACGCATCGAAACGGTCGTGAAGACCGTGCCCGGCGTCGCCTCGGCGCTGGCCGAACGGCTGACCGGCGGGCGCTATATCGATGTCGACATCGATCGCGCCGCGGCGGCGCGCTACGGCCTCAATGTCGCCGACGTGCAGTCCATCGTCTCCGGCGCGATCGGCGGCGAGACGATCGGCCAGACCATCGAGGGGCTCGCGCGCTACCCGATCAGCGTCCGCTATCCGCGCGAGCTGCGCGACAGTATCGGCGAACTCGCTAGCCTGCCGATCCTGACGCCTTCGCGCCAGCAAATCACGCTCGGCACCGTCGCCAGCGTGAAGGTGAGCGACGGCCCGCCGATGCTGCGCAGCGAGAATGGGCGTCCGGTAACCTGGATCTATGTCGACAGCCGCGGCCGCGACCTGCAGGGGCTGGTGCAGGACATGCAGCAGGCTATCGAGCGCGACGTCAAGCTGCCGCCGGGCGTCAGCGTCTCCTACACTGGACAGTTCGAGTTCCTCGTCCGCGCGACCGAACGGATGAAGATCGTGGTGCCGGTCACGCTCGCGATCATCTTAGTCCTGCTCTATCTGACCTTCCGCCGCTGGGACGAGGCTTTACTCATTATGGCAAGCTTGCCCTTCGCGCTCACCGGCGGCCTGTGGCTGCTCTATCTGCTCGGCTATAACCAGTCGGTTGCGAGCGCAGTCGGGTTCATTGCGCTCGCTGGCGTCGCCGCCGAGTTCGGGGTCGTGATGCTTATCTATCTCAAACAGGCGCTCGCCGCCCGCGACGACGGCGACATCAAGGCCGCGGTCCGTGACGGTGCGCTGCTGCGCGTGCGGCCCAAGGCGATGACCGTCGCAGTCATCCTCGCCGGCTTGTTCCCGATCCTCGTCGGGACCGGGACGGGTTCGGAGGTGATGAGCCGGATCGCAGCGCCGATGGTCGGCGGCATGCTCACCGCGCCGCTCTTGTCGATGTTCATCATTCCCGCCGCCTATCTGCTCATGCGGAGACGCGCGGCAAATCCCATTCAACCCGAAGGAGAAGCGACATGA
- a CDS encoding copper-binding protein, with amino-acid sequence MKKSVTFALGLALTAGLAACGQQGETSKPAEDAAAPAKDVGAMAMPAETRHGKGTGSVTAIDTAAGEVTLDHGAIAELDWPAMTMGFAAPQKLLEGLAVGDRVSFELDWNGKAGTITRIEKMK; translated from the coding sequence ATGAAGAAATCTGTCACATTCGCGCTGGGCCTCGCGCTCACCGCAGGACTTGCCGCTTGCGGCCAGCAAGGCGAAACCTCGAAACCGGCCGAAGACGCGGCCGCGCCCGCGAAGGATGTCGGCGCCATGGCGATGCCGGCCGAAACCAGGCACGGCAAGGGCACGGGAAGCGTGACCGCAATCGACACCGCGGCCGGGGAGGTCACCCTCGATCATGGCGCGATCGCCGAACTCGATTGGCCGGCGATGACGATGGGCTTCGCCGCGCCGCAGAAGCTGCTGGAAGGTCTGGCGGTCGGAGACCGGGTGAGTTTCGAGCTCGACTGGAACGGCAAGGCGGGAACGATCACGCGGATTGAAAAGATGAAATAG